The DNA region CAGGCTTTGCATGACGCGGTCGTTGCGTACGGCCGCCAGTATCCCGAGCCGGGCGCCGTCCCCGTGACCTTCATCGCTGCGTTCGACAACGAACGGATGGACGAACGCACCTTCGAGCAACGCCTGTGGCAGCAACTGCAGCAACTGCATGACATCGACACCGCGCGGGGGACTGCATGGGCCACCGATGTGAGCGAGGACCCGACCCGCAGTGACTTTTCCTTCAGCGTGGGGGGGCGTGCGTACTTCATCGTCGGCCTGCATCCGGGGGCTTCGCGGATGGCCCGTCAGGCACCCGTGCCATGCCTGGTCTTCAACTTCCACGAGCAATTCGAGTTGCTCAAGCAGACCGGCAAGTACGCCACGATGCAGGACGCCATCCGCGCCCGCGACGTGGCCTTGCAGGGATCGATCAACCCGGTGCTGGCCCGGTTCGGAGAAGCATCGGAGGCCCGGCAGTACTCGGGGCGCGCTGTCGGAGCCGATTGGAAATGCCCGTTTCATTCGAAAGCCAAACAAGATGCATGACGTCAGCTGCGGCACCTGCCGCATTCCGCCGCAATCGGGAGTCGCCTTCCGCCTGAGGGCTAGCGAGGTGCTCCGGATCTACGATCCGCTGGGCGAGCAGGTGGCAGATCTCTTCGCCTTCAAGGACGGGGAGCATGCGTGCAGCCTGTCGTCGGGCCGAACCATCGACTACGCCTCCAAGATCTACCTGAGCAAGGGCGATGTGCTGTACTCGAACGACAGCCGGCCGATGTTCACCATCGTCGAAGACCTGGTAGGGCGGCACGATTTTCTGCTGACGCCCTGCAGCCAGGAGATGTTCGAAATCCTCTACCAGCACAAAGGGCACCACCCCAGCTGCTTCGAAAACCTCTACACGAACCTCGCAGAGTTCGGCATCCGCCCCGAGCAGATCGGCACCACGTTCAACGTCTTCATGAATGTGGAAGTGGGGCCGGACGGCGCTGTCGCGGTGAAGGCGCCGCGCTCACGGGCAGGCGACTACATCGAGCTGCGGGCCGAGATGAATCTGGTGTGCGGGCTTACCTCTTGCTCGGCAGAGAACTCCAACAACGGCAGCTTCAAACCGATCGACTACGAGATCATCACCCGCCCCTGCAGCGACCGTTAGAAAGCGGCACAAGGCGGTGGGCGGCAAAACGCCGCCTTGCTGTCAACCTTCAAGAGCGGCGGGCGGGGGCGCATACAAGCCGTGCACGTGTTCGGTCAGCACCTGGATCGCATTCAGGTACTGCTCCGCCGCATGCTGGTGGTTGCGCTGCCATTCGGCACATTCCTGGATGCGGTAGCCCAACGCCAGCGCCTTGGAAGGCAGGGCTGCGTCCGCGGCCTCGCCAGGGACATGGCGCCCGATGGCGGCCTGCAGCCGCTCCAGGTGCGCGCGCAAGGCCTCGTCATGTTGTTTCTGAGACCGCTCCATCTTGCCCAGCAGGTGGTCGAGGGTCAGCAGCGTCTCTTCCACGCTGGGAGCGTCACTGGGCGGGTAGGGCGTCATCGAAGTTCCTTGGAGCCGAGGCGGCGCAGAGGTTGGATGGACAGAGTGGCTTGAAGGTGCGGCGCAGCAGATGAATCACCTGCCCAGCACCACAGGCGGCCGGTGCGGTGCGTGCGCAGCGGCGACGCGTCCTGTCGGGGCCTGAACGGCATGGTGACCCGCAGCGCTGATGTCCATGCAGCGCTCGAAGAACGCATCCAGTTCGGTCGACTTGTCGAACACGGCGTCTGCGCCGAGTGCCACGCAGCGCTGGCGAATATCCGCCGTGGCGTAGTTGGTCAGGACAAAGATACGGCGGCCTTCCGGTTGTGGAGGGACCGCTGCCAACACATCAAGGCCTGAACCGTGGCGCAGGAACAGATCCAGCACGACCAAGTCCCAGTCGAAGCGGTCAAGGGCTGCCAAAGCCTCGTCGACATCTTCGGCGGTTGCGACCACGTCCATGCCGGCAAGCTCCTGGATGGCGGGTATGAGGTTCTGGCGGATGGTGGAGTTGTCCTCCACCAGGATGGCGATGGCTTTCATGGCAGGCAAGCGGCGCGGAAACCGCGTATTCGGGGATACACCGAGAGTGGGGGCGCTACCCACCGCACTTTGTAGGTAGCCATGCCGCCCCCTCGCCGGGGTGCATGCCGCAGACCCTTGCAACACGGGCCTGCCGTTCTATCATCCAAGACCCCGCACCTCTGCGGCTTCAGCCTTCTTCACTCTTTCGCACTGTCCGAGCATGCCGCTGGAATACCTGTCCGAACTGTCGTCACAGAAACTGCCGCTGAGGGTGCACGAACCCGCCGCCATCGACAAGTTGCGCGTGCTGCGCGCGGCCCATTTGGTGGTGGTGCGCATGCCGGAGGATGGGGCAGAGGAAGGCGCGGACGCCGAGGTGCTTGCCATCACGCCTGAGGGGCGTGCCGAACTTCGGCGGGCAGGCGGGCGCAGGGCTCCGCTGCTCTAGGGCGCCCCGCCGCACCGCCTGGAACGTTCTCAGATCAAGGGCACACCGCCGGTCACGGCGACGGTGGCGCCAGAGATGTAGCTGCCCCGGTCCGACGCGAGCAACACGAAGGCGGGCGCGACCTCACAGGGCTGGCCAGGCCGCTTCAGAGGAACCTGTTTGCCGAAACTGCGCGCGCTGTCGATATCGAGCGTCGAAGGAATCAGCGGCGTCCAGATGGGGCCCGGAGCGACGCAATTCACCCGGATGCCCTTGTCGGCGAGCAGCTGGGCCATGCCGCCGGTGAGGTTCTGTAGCGCCCCCTTGGTGGCAGCGTAAGCCACCAAGGTCTGGTTGGGCTTGTCGGCATTGATGGACACGGTGTTGATGATCGAGCCGCCCGGGGGCATCTGGCGCGCGGCGGCCTTGCTCAGGAAGAAGGTGGCGTACACATTGGTGCGGAAGGTGCGGTCGAATTCCTCGCCGCTGATCTCTTCCAGGCTGGCGTGAGACATCTGGTAGGCCGCGTTGTTGACCAGGATGTCGATCCCGCCCAGCTCCTGTACTGCGCGTTCGACGAGCGTCTCGCAATGGTGCTCCTCGCGGATGTCACCCGGCACGCCGATGGCTTTGCGACCCTCCGCTTTCACCAGATCCATGGTTTCCTGCGCATCCCGGGATTCTTCCTCCAAGTAGGAGATGAGCACGTCCGCACCTTCCCGGGCAAACGCGAGGGCGACCGCACGGCCGATGCCGCTGTCGCCGCCGGTGATGAGCGCCTTGCGGCCTTGCAACTGGCCGCTGCCCTGGTAGGACGTTTCGCCGTGGTCGGGCCGGGGGTCCATGTCGCCGGTATGGCCCGGCGGAGTCAGCGGTTGCTGGTGGCTGAAGGGGGGGCGCGGTCCTGCGCTGCGCGGATCGATGGGCATGGGAGAACTCCTCAAGTCAGTGGTCAAAAAAGGACAGGGCGGCTCGGTGGATCGGCCGGGCCGTTGCATCCCTTCCTGCAGGCTCGGGCTTCCACCTGGCCCCGTCGCGTAGGACTCGGTCCCACCTTGCAGGGAGGCCGGCAAGTCAGCCCCTGCAGCGGAGGTCGGGCACCGCAGGCCAACGCACGTCCCACGGCGCGGCGGGGCGCTGTCTGGCACCCCACCGCGCCCATGCGCGCGAGATTGAAGCTTCTTTTGTGGAGCTCTCCATGCGCATCACGATGGTCCCGGTACTGGTTGCAGCGGCATTGGCGGCAGGTTGCGGCGGGGACGACTCCGCTTCCCCCGTGGCATCGCCCGGGGCGCCCAAGGCCAAAGACACGCGGTTGCTGGAAGGCGGTGCCGCCGCGCTGCAGGACAAGCCGCCCGTGGAAGCGCTCAATGCCTACCTGAACGGGTTTCACTTCTACAGCGGTCAGATGCAAGGGCAGATGGAGGCCCATCACTACTGCGCGTTGCTCAACGAGGAAGTGATCCAGTGCGCCATCTACGACGGCAACGTCCACAACGCCAAGCTGATGGGGGTGGAATACATCATCAGCGCGCGCCTATTCAACAGCTTGCCTGCCGCAGAGAAGCCGCTGTGGCACAGCCATGTGCACGAGGTCAAGTCCGGCCAGCTCGTGGCTCCGGGCATTCCCCAGTTCGCCGAACAGGAGTTGATGAAGAAGCTCGTGGGCACGTACGGGAAGACCTGGCACACCTGGCACACCGACCAACATAAGGAGCTGCCGCTCGGCGTGCCCCAACTCATGATGGGCTTCACTGCCGATGGGCAAGCGGACCCGGCCATGGTGGCTGACAGAGACCGGCGCCTGGGCGTCGACAGCCAGGAAAGGCGAAAGAACCGCGAGACCATCGATGCACCGGCCGTCGCACCGGGGGCGGATGCGTGGCAGAAGGGCCGCGCCGTTCAGATCACCGACCCGACAGGGCAGCAGCATGTGTATGCCCACGGCGCGCGCCCGGCCGTGCCACCTGCCAGCCGTTGAAGCAGGGCATGGCGACCCGGAACCCTCTTTTGGAAAGGATGACCCCATGACCGAGCCTCTGACCTCAACGGATCCCGACGATACAACCCGTGCGGTTCCAGCATCTGGCAAACATGCGAAAGAGGGCGCGTCGAACCGCGAACCTGTGAAGGAGGCGACACTCGACTCGGTGGCGGGGGAAGAGGATCCCGGGGCCTCGCTCGACTTGGTCATGCCTCCTCCCCCGGGCTCAGCCGGCAGCCCAGGGAAGAAGGGTGGCTGAACGCGGCCTCAGGCCGACGCGGGCGCAGGCTGGCCGGACAGCGATGCGTACAGCGCGGCATAGGGGGATGCAGCGCGCTCCCAGCTGAAGTCCTGCTGCATGCACCGGCGCTGGAGGGCCTTCCAGAGCGAGGGTTGGCGCCACGCCGCCAGCACGCGGTCTGCCGTGGCATCGAAGGCCGCCTGCGAGGCGCTCCGCATCACGAAGCCGGTACCGGTCGCCAAGCGCGCATCCACATCCTGCACGGTGTCGGCGAGACCACCGGTGGCCGTCACCAGGGGCGGTGTGCCGTAGGCCTGGCTGTACATCTGGTTCAAGCCGCAAGGCTCGAAGCGTGACGGCATGAGGAAGCAATCGGCCCCTGCCTCAATGCGGTGGGCCATGGATTCGTCGAAGCGCAGCGACACATGCACCTGGCCGGGATGGCGGGCGGCAAGATCCACCAGGGCCTGTTCCAGCGCCGCATCACCGCGTCCCAGCACTGCCAGTTGAGCACCCTGTGCCAGCAACCGCCGCGCGCCCCCAAGTACCAAGTCCACACCCTTTTGCGAAGTCAGCCGACCCACGAGGCCAAACAGAGGGCCGGTGCTGGCCGACAGGCCACAGTCCTCGCGCAGCGCGGCGGTGTTGCGCGCCTTGGCATCGAGGTGGTCCGCGCCATACGGCGCAGCGAGGAAGGGGTCGGCAGCCGGGTTCCACACGGCCGTGTCGATGCCGTTGATGAAGCCGTGCAAATGTGCTGCCCGCGCGCGCAGCACGCCATCGAGCCCGAAGCCCAGGGCCGGCTGCTGGATCTCGCGGGCATAGGTCGGGCTGACGGTGGTGATCGCATCAGCGAACTGCAATCCGGCTTTGAGCATGGACAGTTCGCCCCAGAACTCGGCCCCTTCGATTCCGCGGTGCTCGGCCTGCACCTCCAGCCCATCGGCCGTGGCCATCGGGAACACCCCCTGGAACGCCAGGTTGTGGATGGTCATCACGCTGCGGGCCACCGTGGCGTCACCGGCCACGCGGCGCTGCCGCAAATACAGCGGTGCCAATCCACACGGCCAATCGTTGGCATGGACGATGTCGGCCTGCCAGCCGCACGGGCTGTCGGCCGAGCCGATGAGCGCCGCCGTGCGCGCCAGGAGAGCAAAGCGCAGCGCCTGCGCGTAGAGATCGCCTGCAGGATCGCCGTAAGGACTCTGCGCGCTGCCATACAGCGCGGGGCACGACAGCAGGAGCAGGTCCGGCGTCTGCGGGCGCTCGATGCGCAGCAGTTGGGCGGCGGGCCACGGGCCATGCGCAGGCAGAGCGACGATGTGCGACAAGGCACCGCCCAACGCCATGTCACCGTAGGCAGGCATCAGGATGGACACGTCACATCCCTTTGCCGCCAGGGCCTGGGGCAGTGCGGCACTGACATCGCCGAGGCCGCCGGTCTTCACCATGGGCGCGCATTCAGAGGTGACGAACAGGATTTTCATGCGGGATTCTCGGCAGGCGTCAGGACGGCGAACGGCAGGCGGCTGCCACCGGGCCCGATATCGCCAAGCACCGTGGCGAGTGTGATCGTGTCAGCGTTGGCGAGCGTTTGGCCGGTGCAGGCATCCTCCCACCGACCCGGCTTGCCCAGCGCAGGGTGCGCACTGGCTACCACGACCCGCGTGTCGCGCCATTGTCCTTCCTGCGCGGAGTTCCAGAGGGCCAGGAGCCGGCTGCACACCACCACCACCGCCGTACCGTCCAGGATGCGGGCGAAGGCAATCGCGTGGGCGGACGCGGGGCCTTCCACCACCAGGGGCAGATAGATGGCTTCTCGGAACAGGCTGGCGTAGCGGGCGCGCGTCTGCAGCAGCCGCCAGGTCGTGAGCTGCTTGGCGGCATCGGGCATGGCGGCGCTGCCGCCCAGCACACTGCGCCAGCGGGCTTCGTCCGGATAGCGGCCGCCGGCATACCAGGACTGCAGTTCCTGCAACCGGCCGGAAAGCGCGGCAAAGTCGACGGGGCGGCGGTTGTCGGGGTCCACGAGGGAGAAGTTCCACTGTTCACACCCTTGGTACACATCCGGCACGCCCGGCGCCATGAGCTTGAGTGCCACCTGGCACAGGCTGTTGCGAAAGCCGTAGGGAGCGATGCGGCGCACCCAGTCCTGCAGGATGCCGACGAACCGGTCCGTGGCCAAGGTCTTCTCGATGTACTGCGCCACTGCGGCCTCGTAGGCCTCGTGCGGAAAGAGCCAGTTGCTCTGGAGCTTGGCCTCGCGCATGGCCTTGACCATGTAGCGCTGGATGCGTCCACGCAGGTCCGGCAGGCTGGCCGCATCGGCGCCGTCCGCGGGCCAGATGCCCACCAGCGCCTGGAACAGAGCCCAGCGGTCCCGCGCGCTGGGGGCGGGGGCCTCGTCCACCACGCTCTCAAAGCGCTCGCCCGCTGCCTGCAGCGCCTGCACCGTCGCCTGCCACTCGCGCGGCATCTCGGACAGTACGTTCAGGCGGGCCCGCACGTCTTCCGAGCGCTTGCTGTCGTGGGTCGATGTGGCTAACAGACCATGGGGCGTGTAGCGCGAACGCTGCTGGTTCGCCTGGTGGAAGGCGGGCACCGACAGGCCGAAGCGCCGCGGCTCCGCGCCCACGTCATTGAGGGAGACGAGGCGAACGTAGCGGTAGAAGAGGGTGTCTTCCACCGCTTTGGCCATGACGGGCGCGGTGAACTGCTGCCAACGCCGCACGAAGCCGGAGCGAAGCGCCGGCTCCGGTCCGTCCTCCCCGAGGAGAACACCCTGCAGGTAGGCCAAAACACCTCCTTCGGACGTTCCCAGCTGCCTGCGGGCCGCGGCAATGGCCCATGCGATGTGCTGGCGATCCGTGTCGCTGGCCTCCGCCTGCCCGGGCAGCACATAGGTGCGGTAGACCGGGAACCGGGTGGCGACTTCGACCAACGCCACCCGCAGCTGGTTGCGCGTGAAGTCGCAGACCCGGCGGTCCGCGCGCGTGATCTTGGACAGCGTTTCCACCAACCAGTTGAGGTCGCTGTACAGGGCCGTCTCGATGATCAGCCGCTTGCAGGCACAGGCAGACTCTTCGAAATCGCTGCGGTCGCCGGTAAATCCTTCGTACACGGCATCAAAGGCCGCTTGGGCGTCGGTGTCGACGAACACGCCGTTGACCAGGGTGGCGAACCGGTAGCCCGTGCCGCCATGCACCCGCCAGTCGGGCGGCAGCGGTTCGTGCTCCGCCATGATCTTTTCAACGACCACGTAGAGCGCCTGGTCAGGCTGCCCCTGGGTCTGGCGCAGCCAGTGGTAGCGCTGCTGCAGGCGCTCGAAGTAGCGGGCCGGGTCTGCCAGGCCGTCCGGGTGGTCGATGCGCAGGCCCTGCACCTTGCCTTCCGCCAGCCACCGGAGGATCTGGGTATGCGCGGCATCGAACACGGCCGGCTCCTCCATGCGGATGGCGGCCAGGGCGTTCACATCGAAGAAACGCCGGTAGTTGATATCGTCGCCGGCCACCCGCCAATCGGCCAGCCGATAGGCTTGGCGCTGGAGAATGCGGTCCAGCAGGTCGAAGCTCGGGCCGTCGCCCGGGGTGCCGTTGATGTGTGCCAGGGCCGTGGCGATGCCATCGCGCACCCAGGGCAAGGCCGCAGCCAGGTCCCTCAGACGCTGCCGGAGCAGAGGCGCATCGCGCAGGCGCGCGGCGCGTGCCGTGGGGTCGTGGGCATCATGGGAGGGCAATTGGGCGAACGCGTCGACCAGCGAGTGCAATGCCGCTGCATCGTGGGCCTCGACGCCCGGCCCAGACACGGGCCACGGGGCGGCGGCCAACACATCGGCGTAGCAACGCGGGTCGAGAGGCAGTGCACGCTCCCAGTAGGTCAGCTGGAAGCGGCCGGTCTCGCCGTCGAAGCGAACCTGCAACTCGCCCGCCTCCAGCACCTTGCCATAGTGGTCTCCCAGCACAGGCAGCAGCACGCGGCCGCGGGTCTGCGGGTTGGAAGGCCACCACTCGATGTCGAAGGTGCTGGCGTGTGCCGATGCCTGGCCGTGCTCCAGAACATCCTGCCACCAGAGGTTTCCGGGGTCTTCCACCCCCATATGGTTGGGCACCGTGTCCAGCACATGTCCCATCCCCCTGGCGGCCAGTGCCGCGCACAGGGCCGCATGGTCCGCATCGGTGCCGATCTCGGGATTCACCTGCGACGGGTCGGTCACGTCGTAGCCGTGCGTACTGCCCTTGGAAGCCTTCAGATAGGGCGAGGTGTAGAGGTGGCTGATGCCGAGCGCTTCGAGGTAGGGGACCGTTTCCTGCGCCTGTGCAAAGGTGAAGCCCGCGTGCAACTGAACACGGTAGGTGGCACGCGGCACATCGGCAGTGCCGAGAGCAGGCAATGCCGACTCGGTCTGCGGCAGCCCGCCGCGCTCGGCACGCACCGCCGCAGTGATGGCGGCGAAGAACGGCTGGGAAGCCAGCGCCTCTAGCGGAACACCCATGCGGCGGCGCCAGTTGGGATGGCGCTCCTCGGTGGTGCCCGGCACGTTGGGCTGCTCGCGTTGCCCCGTCAGATCCTCCAGCTGGACGCCCACCAGCAGGCAGGGCGTGCGGGCCAGCAGTGCATGCACGGCAGCGGCCAGCGACGGGGTCATCTCGGGAGCGGATTGCGCATCCAGCGTCACGCCGTCGGGCAGCAGATCTTCGGCCTGCAAAGCTGCCAGCAGGCGGGTACGGTCCTGGGCGCGGGCCAGCTGAGCGTTGACCTGGGCGTCCGTGTCGAGCCAGCCGAGCGCCTGCTGCACGGCGACGTCGTCTGCCGCCCAGAAGCCCGCCAGCGTGGGCAGGTCATGGGTGCTGACGACGGCGAGGGCCTGGGCAGGCCACTGCG from Paracidovorax wautersii includes:
- the gntA gene encoding guanitoxin biosynthesis heme-dependent pre-guanitoxin N-hydroxylase GntA, which encodes MAQQLRDYIADRAFPCVGAKSALNKGRLDVRQFGALGDAAHTQALHDAVVAYGRQYPEPGAVPVTFIAAFDNERMDERTFEQRLWQQLQQLHDIDTARGTAWATDVSEDPTRSDFSFSVGGRAYFIVGLHPGASRMARQAPVPCLVFNFHEQFELLKQTGKYATMQDAIRARDVALQGSINPVLARFGEASEARQYSGRAVGADWKCPFHSKAKQDA
- a CDS encoding response regulator; its protein translation is MKAIAILVEDNSTIRQNLIPAIQELAGMDVVATAEDVDEALAALDRFDWDLVVLDLFLRHGSGLDVLAAVPPQPEGRRIFVLTNYATADIRQRCVALGADAVFDKSTELDAFFERCMDISAAGHHAVQAPTGRVAAAHAPHRPPVVLGR
- a CDS encoding OBAP family protein, which codes for MRITMVPVLVAAALAAGCGGDDSASPVASPGAPKAKDTRLLEGGAAALQDKPPVEALNAYLNGFHFYSGQMQGQMEAHHYCALLNEEVIQCAIYDGNVHNAKLMGVEYIISARLFNSLPAAEKPLWHSHVHEVKSGQLVAPGIPQFAEQELMKKLVGTYGKTWHTWHTDQHKELPLGVPQLMMGFTADGQADPAMVADRDRRLGVDSQERRKNRETIDAPAVAPGADAWQKGRAVQITDPTGQQHVYAHGARPAVPPASR
- a CDS encoding urea carboxylase-associated family protein codes for the protein MHDVSCGTCRIPPQSGVAFRLRASEVLRIYDPLGEQVADLFAFKDGEHACSLSSGRTIDYASKIYLSKGDVLYSNDSRPMFTIVEDLVGRHDFLLTPCSQEMFEILYQHKGHHPSCFENLYTNLAEFGIRPEQIGTTFNVFMNVEVGPDGAVAVKAPRSRAGDYIELRAEMNLVCGLTSCSAENSNNGSFKPIDYEIITRPCSDR
- the treY gene encoding malto-oligosyltrehalose synthase; its protein translation is MTQELLQRAARAGIATEYTGFWGHPVQVPTAVLQRALDAMGPHDDAAQCSFAVVRAGEAQSIQLPAAGAWQLRDADRPDAPAVAQGQGDSALWTADIPAGYYRLHCGDDALWVLAAPEQCWLPEGLQQGERWWGIAAQMYALRSERSWGIGDFSDLLQCVRLAAAQGAAFVGVSPLHALRADRPDAASPYSPASRLALNVLHIDVTALPEYLQCVRTQSLCQSADFLARLDAVRQSATVDYPAVAALKQAALAQLWQTFRDTAWTGDGERGRAFDAFCTTHAATLGLHARYEAIQAVLQAGDPAIWGWPAWPEALRDVRSSAVEAFAREHADAVAYRFWLQWVAHEQLQRVSARARALMPIGLYCDLAVGAADGGTDTWSHPDLYARGMNVGAPPDPLSAQGQDWGLPPVNPVALADAGFRPFRQLLEATMRPAGALRMDHVMALMRLFWTSPDGGTYVSYPMDALLAVLAIESHRHRCMVIGEDLGNVVPRMREAMASHALLSYKPLIFERLDQGGFRPPSQWPAQALAVVSTHDLPTLAGFWAADDVAVQQALGWLDTDAQVNAQLARAQDRTRLLAALQAEDLLPDGVTLDAQSAPEMTPSLAAAVHALLARTPCLLVGVQLEDLTGQREQPNVPGTTEERHPNWRRRMGVPLEALASQPFFAAITAAVRAERGGLPQTESALPALGTADVPRATYRVQLHAGFTFAQAQETVPYLEALGISHLYTSPYLKASKGSTHGYDVTDPSQVNPEIGTDADHAALCAALAARGMGHVLDTVPNHMGVEDPGNLWWQDVLEHGQASAHASTFDIEWWPSNPQTRGRVLLPVLGDHYGKVLEAGELQVRFDGETGRFQLTYWERALPLDPRCYADVLAAAPWPVSGPGVEAHDAAALHSLVDAFAQLPSHDAHDPTARAARLRDAPLLRQRLRDLAAALPWVRDGIATALAHINGTPGDGPSFDLLDRILQRQAYRLADWRVAGDDINYRRFFDVNALAAIRMEEPAVFDAAHTQILRWLAEGKVQGLRIDHPDGLADPARYFERLQQRYHWLRQTQGQPDQALYVVVEKIMAEHEPLPPDWRVHGGTGYRFATLVNGVFVDTDAQAAFDAVYEGFTGDRSDFEESACACKRLIIETALYSDLNWLVETLSKITRADRRVCDFTRNQLRVALVEVATRFPVYRTYVLPGQAEASDTDRQHIAWAIAAARRQLGTSEGGVLAYLQGVLLGEDGPEPALRSGFVRRWQQFTAPVMAKAVEDTLFYRYVRLVSLNDVGAEPRRFGLSVPAFHQANQQRSRYTPHGLLATSTHDSKRSEDVRARLNVLSEMPREWQATVQALQAAGERFESVVDEAPAPSARDRWALFQALVGIWPADGADAASLPDLRGRIQRYMVKAMREAKLQSNWLFPHEAYEAAVAQYIEKTLATDRFVGILQDWVRRIAPYGFRNSLCQVALKLMAPGVPDVYQGCEQWNFSLVDPDNRRPVDFAALSGRLQELQSWYAGGRYPDEARWRSVLGGSAAMPDAAKQLTTWRLLQTRARYASLFREAIYLPLVVEGPASAHAIAFARILDGTAVVVVCSRLLALWNSAQEGQWRDTRVVVASAHPALGKPGRWEDACTGQTLANADTITLATVLGDIGPGGSRLPFAVLTPAENPA
- a CDS encoding glucose 1-dehydrogenase, encoding MPIDPRSAGPRPPFSHQQPLTPPGHTGDMDPRPDHGETSYQGSGQLQGRKALITGGDSGIGRAVALAFAREGADVLISYLEEESRDAQETMDLVKAEGRKAIGVPGDIREEHHCETLVERAVQELGGIDILVNNAAYQMSHASLEEISGEEFDRTFRTNVYATFFLSKAAARQMPPGGSIINTVSINADKPNQTLVAYAATKGALQNLTGGMAQLLADKGIRVNCVAPGPIWTPLIPSTLDIDSARSFGKQVPLKRPGQPCEVAPAFVLLASDRGSYISGATVAVTGGVPLI
- the glgA gene encoding glycogen synthase GlgA, coding for MKILFVTSECAPMVKTGGLGDVSAALPQALAAKGCDVSILMPAYGDMALGGALSHIVALPAHGPWPAAQLLRIERPQTPDLLLLSCPALYGSAQSPYGDPAGDLYAQALRFALLARTAALIGSADSPCGWQADIVHANDWPCGLAPLYLRQRRVAGDATVARSVMTIHNLAFQGVFPMATADGLEVQAEHRGIEGAEFWGELSMLKAGLQFADAITTVSPTYAREIQQPALGFGLDGVLRARAAHLHGFINGIDTAVWNPAADPFLAAPYGADHLDAKARNTAALREDCGLSASTGPLFGLVGRLTSQKGVDLVLGGARRLLAQGAQLAVLGRGDAALEQALVDLAARHPGQVHVSLRFDESMAHRIEAGADCFLMPSRFEPCGLNQMYSQAYGTPPLVTATGGLADTVQDVDARLATGTGFVMRSASQAAFDATADRVLAAWRQPSLWKALQRRCMQQDFSWERAASPYAALYASLSGQPAPASA